The Faecalibacter sp. LW9 genome has a segment encoding these proteins:
- a CDS encoding c-type cytochrome — protein MKKIAILGAFVAVIVSCASATSAEVDQGKEIAKVESQWENLKVLPQDISEEDLKGMMREFNTALGVKCNHCHAPNAEGKMDFASDAKQEKEFARHMITMTKELNEKHFNYDASDKAKVSCFTCHQGSVKPKKIKDLELKEPSKINLPQQTQAK, from the coding sequence ATGAAAAAAATAGCAATATTAGGTGCTTTTGTTGCCGTTATAGTGAGCTGTGCATCAGCTACAAGTGCAGAAGTGGATCAAGGAAAAGAAATTGCGAAAGTGGAATCGCAATGGGAAAATTTAAAGGTTTTACCTCAAGATATTTCTGAAGAAGACTTGAAAGGGATGATGAGAGAGTTTAATACCGCTTTGGGTGTTAAATGCAATCATTGTCATGCTCCAAATGCTGAGGGTAAAATGGATTTTGCATCAGATGCGAAACAAGAAAAAGAATTTGCGCGTCATATGATTACAATGACGAAAGAATTAAACGAGAAGCATTTTAATTATGATGCATCGGATAAAGCCAAAGTATCTTGTTTTACTTGTCACCAAGGAAGTGTTAAACCAAAGAAAATTAAAGATTTAGAATTAAAAGAGCCAAGTAAAATTAATTTACCTCAACAGACACAAGCAAAATAA